A segment of the Aridibaculum aurantiacum genome:
TGTCAGGCCTGTTGCCCGTCAGGTTGTTGTCATCATTGTTGGTATCCATTGTCCTTGCATTTTTAGTAATGAATAGCGATAGCTATGCAAAAGCTTTGCCTGTAGCATTAAAATCAATTCAACTTCCACACATCCGCCATCCCCAAATAATACATCCCAAAAATCAGAAATCAACAATCTATTTCCCCAGCCACTCTTTAAAATCCGTCACCTTATCAAGGCTGACAAATACTTCTTCTTTGGATGCGGGTTGCAGGTCTAGCTTCAGGCGTCCTTTGCTGAATACGTGGATGTTGCCGATGGCGTAGAGTTTTACCATCATCTGGCGGTTGATGCGGAAGAAGTGCTTCGGATCGAGCATGAGCGCCAGCTTGTCGAGGCTGAAATCAATCGGGAAACGCTGGTTGTCTTTGGTCACCAAAAACGTGATCTTTTCGGCGCTGTAGAAGTAGTTGATATCATCCACTTCAATCGTTTTTAAACGTGAACCAATAGACACCAGGAAGCGCTGTTTGTATTCAGGTTCTTTGTCTTTATTGATGGATTCTAGCAGTGCCTGCAGTGGCTGTGTTTGCTTTTGCTCGTGTATGCGTTTGTATTTTTCTATAGCGGCTACCAGCTCTTCATAATTGATCGGCTTCATTAGGTAATCGACGCTATTCACCTTGAAAGCTTGTATGGTGTATTCATCGTAAGC
Coding sequences within it:
- a CDS encoding LytR/AlgR family response regulator transcription factor translates to MKVIILEDEHLTAQRLENMLKKYDAGIEILATIPSVAEAIEWLKTNPDPDVIFMDIHLEDGQSFSIFEQINLDVPVIFATAYDEYTIQAFKVNSVDYLMKPINYEELVAAIEKYKRIHEQKQTQPLQALLESINKDKEPEYKQRFLVSIGSRLKTIEVDDINYFYSAEKITFLVTKDNQRFPIDFSLDKLALMLDPKHFFRINRQMMVKLYAIGNIHVFSKGRLKLDLQPASKEEVFVSLDKVTDFKEWLGK